TGGCGTTTGCCACGATCCTGGCCGTGGTGGCGGGCCTGACGCTGGCCGGCGCGTCGGCGGTATCGCATGACCTGTACCAGACGGTCTTCAAGCAGGGCAAGGCTACCAGTGCCGAGGAACTGCGCGTGTCGAAGCTGACGACGATCGTGCTGGGCATCATCGCCGTCGTGCTGGGCATCGTGTTCGAAAAGCAGAACATCGCGTTCATGGTGTCATTGGCGTTTGCCGTGGCGGCATCGGCCAACTTCCCGGTGCTGTTCCTGTCGGTACTGTGGAAGGGCTGCACCACGCGCGGCGCGATGGTCGGCGGCTTCCTGGGGCTGGTGTCGGCCGTGGTGCTGACCGTGCTGTCGCAGGCGGTCTGGGTGGACGTCTTCCACTTCAAGGACGCGCCATTCCCTTACACGTCGCCGGCGCTGTTCTCGATGACCATCGGTTTCGTCGGCATCTGGCTGTTCTCGGTGACCGACAAGTCGCGCCGCTCGCTGCTGGACAAGGCCGGGTTCGAGGCGCAGCAACTGCGCTCGGAAACGGGTATCGGCGCGGGCGAGGCAACCGCGCACTAAACAGTCGCGCAATGCAAACGGCCCCTTGATCACAAGGGGCCGTTCGTGTTTTTGGCCCCGGCAACGGGCGCCAAGGCCTTGCTACGCCGCTCAAGCGCTGGCGACGATCTGGATCTGCAGCGCGTCGCCGCCGTTGACGATGGCCAGCAGGCGATCCACGTTCGGGTGTGCCCCGGACGATTCCGCGCATCGGCGGTGTGTTCCGCAAACACGGCCAGGCCGTGTTCGGCGGCCCTGGCGTCGAGCTTGCCGAACGTCTGCTGCAGGTAGTGGTACACGGCCAGCGACCCTTGCTTGCCCTGCACGTTCTCGATGCTGGCCACCACGGCGCCGCTGGCGTCGAGCAGGTCGATGCGCGCGATGCCGTCGATGGCGGGCAGTTGGGCGAGGTTGTCCTTGAATACCGGGCTCGGCTGGATCATGAAGGTGCTCCGTTGGGTCTGGAATGCAAAAACGGACGGTGCCGTGATGGCGACCGTCCGTTCCTGTGTGTGCGTTGGTAGGCTCGATTGGACTCGAACCAACGACCCCCACCATGTCAAGGTGGTGCTCTAACCAGCTGAGCTACGAGCCTAGCGAAGGCGCGAATTCTATAGACGACTTTCGCAAAGTGCAAGTATTTCTTTTGCGAAGCGCTTTCCCGCCGATGTCCGGCAACCTATTTCCAGGCGTAGGCGACGCCGGCGCCGTACGTCACCTGGTTGCGCGTGCCTCGCTGGCTGACGATGGGGCTATCGGCGGCGTCGCCTGTGATGCGCTGCATGTACACCATGGCGCCGACAAACCAGTGCTTGTCGATCCGGTAGATGGCGGCCAGCCAGCCCGTGTACTGTTCGAGTCCGCCGCCCGCGCTGTAGACCGGCAGACCACTGGCGGCACTGTCGGCCTGTGTGACGCCGAAGTAGGTCTGGTTGAAGCTGCGGCTGACCCAGGTCATCCCGAGCCCTAGACCGAGCAGGGCGCGCGGGCTCACAGGCATCCAGAAGCTGCCGTTGGCCGCGACGCGCACGCCGCCGTACTGGATGCCGGCGTTTGTCATGACATTGACGCCGCCGCGCAGGCGGTACGGAACGGCGCCCGGGGCGATGTACTCATAGCCGAAGAATCCGCCCGCCTCGACCGTGGTGTCGATTTCGTGGATGCGCGCCACCACCGGGTCGTCCACGTCGTTCCGACCCAGCCGCAACTGCACCGCCGGGCCGTACTGCCAGCCGGTCAGGCCGCCCAGGTTGAACTGTGCGTAGGGCCCATACCATTCGAGCAGCCTGCCGTTGTCCGTGGTGTAGCGCAGTCCTGGCAGTACGCCGATCGTTCGTTCGTTGCCGCCGGCGTATTGGGTGGTGGAGCCGATTCCGCCGCCCACCATGTTTGGAATCACGCCAGGCAGGTCGATCGGCAAGGCCTCGGCGCTGCAGGACAGGGCAAGGAGCAGCGGGGCGGCAAGGCGGCAATGGGGCGCGGGCATGGCGGAAGAGGGAATGGACGGTCCTGCCGGCGAGTGTGCTGCGCCCGCCCGGCGAATGGAATTCAGTTTTTCGGCGGGCGCGTTAAACCGATCGGACAGCACGCCGTCGCCAAATTACCGCTACTTTGCTCCCCCCTCCCGCATGGCGGGAGAGGGGAGACAGACCCGGTGTGGATTTGCCGGGCGTCATCGGCATCGGCTAGGCTCATGGGTGAGGCTTCCGCCTCGATAACAAGCCAACTCCCGGACAACGAGACAAGACCATGACCCCTGGCTTTCAAAGGCCGCCGCCATCGGCTGCACGCTGGCGCTGGTCGGCGCCGCGCCGGCACAGGCCGTGGACGCGCCGGCCACGCTGACCATCACGGCGGGCGCGCAGCAGAAGACCCTGACCCGAAATGCGTTGCTGAAAGACCGGCGCCTGGTCAGCGTTACCGTCGACGACGACAACTACAAGCGCCGCATGACGTTCAAGGCCATTCCGATGGCTGCGTTGCTGGCGGGGCTGCCCGCCTCGCCGGACGGCAGCGCCACCACGGCAGCCACCGATGGCTACGTCTCGCATCTGCCGCTGGGCCTGTTGCTGGCAGACCGCGCCGATGGCCCGCGCGCGTGGCTGGCCGTGGAGAATCCCGCCAAGCCGTGGCCGAAGCTGAAAGGGCAGGATATCGGCCCGTTCCGGCTGATCTGGACCGTGCCCAAATCCGCGAAACAGGCAAACGAGGCCAACGTGCCTGTGCGCATCACCGAAAGCCTGTGGACGTGGGCGATCGCGCGCATCGACCTGGGCGGCACGGCCGCCGAGCGCTTCGCGGCCATCCGCCCGGCCGAAGGCGAGCCGGCCGACGGCCCGGTCATGCGCGGCTTTGCGGCGTTCCAGCGCGTCTGCTTTTCCTGCCATTCGATGAACCGTGCCGGCGACGCCAACCTGGGGCCGGACCTGAACGTGCCCTACAACCCGGTGGAATACCTGGGCGACGACAAGCTGTCGAAACTGATCCGCAATCCGCAGGCGCTGCGCTGGTGGCCGGGCTCGAAGATGTCATCCATCGACGAAAAAACGCTGTCCGACGCCGAACTCAGGGACTTGCTGGCCTACCTTCACCACATGGCGGGGCACAAGGTAGAGGTTTCTCCGAAGCCCTGAGCGCGGCGGCCCGGCTCAGACGTCAATGTCGGATCTGCAGGTCTGGTAAATTCGGGGCCGCTTTCCTTATTTCGTGCCCCAATTCCTATGCAACCGCTGGCCCGCATCGCGGCAATTTCCCTCGATCTCGACGATACCCTGTGGCCCTTCACCCCCGCCGTCATCCGGGCCGAGCAGACCCTGCACGACTGGCTGCTGGCCCAGGCGCCGCGTACGTCGGCGCTGCTGACGTCGCCGCAGGTGCTGGGTGAACTGCGCCTGCGCTTCCAGGCCGAGCGGCCCGACCTGGCGCACAACCTGCGCGAACTGCGGCTGGGATCGATCCGCATGGCGCTGGAGCTGTCGGGCGAGGACCCGCAGCTGGCCGGGGCCGCCTATGACGTGTTCTTTGCCGCGCGCCAGCGCGTGGATTTCTTCGAGGATGCGTTTCCGGCGCTGGAATGGCTCAGCGCCCGCTTTCCGCTGGTGGCGGTGTCCAACGGCAATGCCAGCCTGCACGTGACGGGCGGCCATCACTTCTTCCACGCGGCGCTGAATCCCGAGAGTGCCGGCTGCGCCAAGCCCGATGCCGCGATCTTCCATGCGGCGGCGGAACTGGCCGGGTGCACGCCCGAGCAGATGCTGCACGTCGGCGACGACGCGGATCTCGATGTGGTGGGAGCGATTGCGGCCGGGTTCCAGGCCGCGTGGGTGGTGCGCTCTGACGATGCAGCCGCGACCCGATGGGCCCGCAACAGCCAGGCGCCGCATGTGATCGTGCGCGACCTCTATGCGCTGTGCCGGGCCATCGACCCGGCATGTCCGGTGGCGCGGGCGATGCCGGCAGCCACGGTTATCTGATCAGTCCTCGGACTTTTCCTGCGGCACGGCCTTGCCGAGCAGCTTGCCGAGCAGGCCGTTCTTGCCGGTGCCCTGCTGGCGCTGCGTCTTCGGCAACCCTGCCCGATTGGCGCCAGCCTGCTTCAGATTGTTGTTGATCTTGAGGCCCTTGTTCTTTTCCAGGTCGGTTTTCTTCACGGACAGCTTTCCAATTGGTTAAGCCGCGCATTGTACGCATGTGCGGCAAGGCGGCCTCAATCCTCGTTCTTGTCCTCGCCCTTGATGGCTTCCTTGGTCGCCCGATAGCCCCGTTTGGTGGTATCGGCCACCGCGTGCCCGGCGTCCCGCGCGCCATGGCCGATGGCAGTCCCGGCATCCCGGGCGCCGTGGCCAATGGTGCGCGCCACGTCGGCCACCGCGTGGCCGGTCTTCCTGCCTGCTTCCTTGACGCCTTCCTTGAACGCGTGTGCGTCAGACGCAACGCTGGCTTGCGCCAGTGGACTCATAAGGGCGATTGCAAGCGCAAGAAGCGTGATCCTGATGGGCATGGCGGTTTCGGGGATGGGGGTGATGGAAGGCATTTTACTAGGGCAGGAACGTATCGCTTGTTTGCTCCCCTCTCCCGCATCGCGGGAGAGGGGCGGGGAGAGGGCCCGGCGGTTCAAATTGCGACAGGTCGGCAAGCAGAGCCTCTATGCCCTCACCCCCAGCCCCTTGTATGTCGCACAATTCGGTTTGGATGCACCAGATCGATGGCCCCATGCTCTGGGCGACAGCCCAAGTTCGAGGGAGAGCGAGGATCGGTGCATCCATTTCTTGGTAGCGTTTAGCCTAAGCCCGAACGGTTGTAAGGCAGTACGCCGCATTGACACAAGGATGGGACAAGCCGAATGGATATCAAGGCAGTAGGAATCGACGTCAGCAAGACGACTCTGGATGTTGACACGCTTCCCGAACGGGGAGCCCGCCAGTTCACCAATGACGAGGCCGGCATCGGCGCTTTGCTGGCCTACCTGGCCGAGCATAACGGCCAGGGCCAGATCGACCGGGTCGTGCTGGAGGCGACCGGGGGCTTTGAAACCCGGGTCAGCATCGCGCTGGCTGGCGCGGGCCTGCCGGTGGTGGTGGTCAATCCCAGGCAGGTGCGGGATTTCGCCAAGGCGTGCGGGATCCTGGCCAAGACGGACCGGTTGGATGCGCATGTGTTGGCGCGGTTTGGCCAGCAGATCCGACCTCCGGTCCGCGCATTGCCCGACGAGGCTCAGCGCGAATTTGCCGATCTGCTGGACCGGCGCGGCCAGTTGGTCACGATGCGCGCGCAGGAAAAGGCGCGGGTCGTCACGGCGCCGGTTGTGGCCCTCAAGAGCCTGAAGGAGCATATCGAATGGCTGGACGCGCGGATCAAGACGCTGGACATCGATATGACCCATGCCTTGCGCACCAGCGAGGCGTGGAAGCAGAAAGTCGAACTGCTCGACACCATGCCGGGCGTTGGCAAGGTGACGGTGTTCATGCTGCTGGGCCGGCTGCCGGAGCTGGGGCAACTCAATCGCCAGCAGATCGCGGCGCTGGTGGGTGTGGCGCCATTCAACGACGACAGCGGCAAACGCCGGGGCCAGCGCTATATCCGTGGCGGGCGCACCGAGGTGCGCAACGTCCTGTACATGACGGCGGTTACCGCCATCTCCCACAATCCGGTCATACGGGAGTTCCATCAACGCCTGAAAGCGGCTGGCAAACCCTCCAAGCTTGCCATCACCGCCTGCATGCGCAAGATCCTGACGATCCTGAACACAATGGTTAAAACCGGCCAACCCTGGGAGAACAGACTGCCTGCTTGACACGGTTGCTCTCCCGCAAGCGGGAGAGGGGAGCAGACCGGCAGCAGGCATACCCCCCCGCCTCACCCCAGATCCGTGATCGCGCCATACACCAGCGTGCGTAGTTGCCTTCGCACCGGATACGCCGACGATGGCAGCAACTGCGTCAGGAACAGTCCGATCAGGTCTTCCTTGGGATCGACCCAGAAGAACGTGCTGGCCGCGCCGCCCCAGAACATGTCGCCGGCGCTGCCCGGGATCAGCGTGTTGGCCGGCGCGATGGTCGTGGCAAAGCCCAGGCCGAAGCCCACGCCCTCGTAGGACGCCTCGCTGAACATCGAGCGCGACATGCGCGGCAAGTCGACCCCGCCGGGCAGGTGGTTGGCCGTCATCAGCGCCAGGGTCTTTGGGCCCAGCAGCCGCACGCCATCGAGTTCGCCGCCGTTCAGCAGCATGCGGGCAAAGCGCATGTAGTCGGCCGCCGTCGATACCAGGCCGCCGCCGCCCGACAGCAATCCGGGTGGCTGAAGGTAGGGGCTGGTCTGCGGATCGTCCTGCAGCATCGGGCCGCGCGGCGTGATCACCTTGGAGCCGAGCGTACCCACCGCGTAGCAGGCGCAGAACCGCGCGGCCTTGTGCGCGGGCACGTGGAAGCCGGTGTCGACCATGCCGAGCGGGTCGAAGATCCGCTGCTTCAGGAAGGCGTCGAAGGGCATGCCGCTGATCTTGCCCACCAGGTAGCCCAGCACGTCGGTGGCCACCGAGTAGTTCCAGGCCTCGCCGGGCGAGAACTCCAGCGGCAGCGTGGCCAGTTTCTCGATCATGTCGTCGAGCGTGCCTTCGGTGGCCAGTTCGCCGATCTTCAGCTTGCGGTAGGCCGCGTCGACGTTGCTGTTCTGCTGGAAGCCGTAGGTCAGGCCCGAGGTATGGCGCAGCAGGTCGACTACCAGCATCGGCCGTGCCGGCGGGCGGGTCTGGAAGCTCTCCATGAAGCCGCCCGTGAACACGCCCAGCTTTTCCCAGGACGGGATGTACTTGCTGACCGGATCATCGAGGGCGATCCTGCATTCCTCCACCAGCATCATGATGGCCACCGACGTGATCGGCTTGGTCATCGAATAGATGCGGAAGATGGAATCCTCGGCCAGCGGCACCTGCCGTTCGCGGTCGGCCTGGCCCAGCACGGCGTTCACCGCCAGTTCGCCGCGCCGCCACACCTGGACCAGTGCGCCGGGCAGCTTGCCGGTGGCGACGTAGGTCTCGTCGATAAAGCGTGCGATCCGGTCCAGCCGCTCCCGGGACATCCCCTGCGTCTCCTGCATAACCGCGCCTCCGTGTGTGGGTTGAAGTCGGGCGCGGATCGGGCTCAGGCGGAGGGCTTGCGTTCCCCCCACGGCAGCGTTCCGCGCCAGGGCCATCCCAGCGTCATGCCCGCGGCGGCCAGCAGGATCAGCGCCGCCCCGCCCACTTGCGACAGGTGCAGGTGATGCCCGAAGGCCAGCCGGTCCACCAGAATGGCCACGATAGGATAAATGAACGACAGGGCGCCTGTCAGGTGCGTGGGCAGCTTCTGGATGGCGCCATACAGCAGGATGTACATCAGCCCCGTGTGGACGAAGCCCATGGTCGCCAGCGTAGCCCACGGCAGGGCGCCCGTCGGCAGTTCGGCCCGCAGCGCCATCGGCAGCAGCATGACGGTGCCCACCAGCACGTGGATCAGCGCGATCAGGTGCGGCGGCACGCCCTTGAGCTGCTTGGCGATCAGCGCGGCCAGCGCGTAGAAGAACGCCGCGCCCAGCGCCAGCCCGATGCCCAGCAGGTAGTTGCCGTGCGCCGTGCCTGCGCCGGGCTTGCCCTGCACGATCAGCAGCATGCCGGCGAACGCCAGCACCAGCCACGCCACCTTGGCCACGGTCAGCCGTTCGCCCAGGAACAGCGCGCCCAGCGCCACCAGCATGAACGGCTGGGTGTTGTAGACGGCCGTGGCGATCGAGATCGACGCGCCTTCGTAGGCCGAGAACAGCAGCAGCCAGTTGGCGACGATGGCCACCCCGCCGGCCACGGCCAGCAGCGCCTGACGCAGCGTGATGCCGCCCGGCCGCAGGTAGCCGCGCGCCAGGCAAACCGGCACCAGCACCAGCGCGCCGAACGCGCAGCGCCAGAACACCACCTGGGTGACTGGCCGGCCCGAAACCACCACCAGCCAGCCGATGGTGCCCGATATCACCATCGCCGCCACCATCTCCAGCATGCCCCGCGTCCTGTCTTCCACGGCCGTCTCCTGTTTCCTGTGCTCGCCTGTGCGATTCAAGGGTTGCAGTTTAAGGGCAGTGGCCTACAATCCACAGTCGAAATTGCAGGACAACAACGATTTCCTTTGTTTTTCGAAGGCAAACATCGGGAAATACCTTATGTCACTGGACGATACCGACCGCCGCATCCTGGCCCTGCTGCAGCAGGACGCCCGCATGCCGGTCAAAGCGCTGGCCGAGCAGGTGGGCCTGTCCTCCCCGGGCGCCTCGGAACGGCTGCGCCGGCTGGAGGATCGTGGCGTGATCCGGGGTTTTACCGTCGACGTGGAGCCGCGCACGCTGGGTTTTCGATGCAGGCCATCGTCCGCATCCGGCCGTTGCCCGGCAAGCTCCAGGCGGTGCAGAAGCTGATCGAGGGCATCCCGGAGTTCGCCGAATGCGACAAGGTGACCGGCGACGACTGCTTTATCGGACGGCTCTATTTGCGATCCATCGAGCACCTGGACCATATCCTGGAGCAGATCACGGAAATGGCCGAGACCAGTTCGGCCATCGTGAAGTCGCAGCCGGTCAGGCGGCGCCTGCCGCCGCTGTAGTCGGGGAGGGCCCAGGCTGGCCCCAGCGCGGGGCGGCGCTGTGGGATAATCCCGAGCTTTGCCCGGCGCCCGGCTCAAAAGGCCGCCCGCACGGGTTTGTCCTGGCCCTGTCGATCCCCCAGTGGGCCGCTGCGTTTGCGTCATTTTCAAGCACCCACAATGCCCACATACCGTTCCAAGACCTCCACCGCCGGCCGCAACATGGCGGGCGCGCGCTCGCTGTGGCGCGCCACCGGCATGAAAGACGAGGATTTCCAGAAGCCGATCATCGCGGTGGTCAATTCGTTCACCCAGTTCGTGCCGGGCCACGTCCACCTGAAGGACCTGGGCCAGCTCGTCGCGCGCGAGATCGAAGCCGCCGGCGGCGTGGCCAAGGAATTCAACACCATCGCCGTGGATGACGGCATCGCCATGGGCCACGACGGCATGCTGTACTCGCTGCCGAGCCGCGACATCATTGCCGACTCGGTGGAATACATGGTCAACGCGCACTGCGCCGACGCCATGGTCTGCATCTCGAACTGCGACAAGATCACCCCGGGCATGCTGATGGCCGCCATGCGCCTGAACATCCCCGTGATCTTCGTATCGGGCGGCCCGATGGAAGCCGGCAAGACGCGCCTGGCCAACCCGGTGAGCAAGACCATCGAACTGAAGAAGCTCGACCTGGTGGACGCCATGGTGATGGCCGCCGACCCGTCGTATTCGGACGAGGAAGTCGCGCAGGTCGAGCGTTCGGCCTGCCCCACTTGCGGCTCGTGCTCGGGCATGTTCACGGCCAATTCGATGAACTGCCTGACCGAGGCGCTGGGCCTGTCGCTGCCGGGCAACGGCACCGTGGTGGCCACGCACGCGGACCGCGAGCAGCTGTTCAAGCGCGCCGGCCATCGCATCGTCGACCTGGCCCGCATGTACTACGAGCAGAACGACGAGCGCATACTGCCGCGTTCGGTGGGCTTCAAGGCTTTCGAGAACGCCATGACGCTCGACATCGCCATGGGCGGTTCCACCAACACCATCCTGCACTTGCTGGCGATTGCCCGTGAAGCCGAGATCGACTTCACGATGACCGACATCGACCGCATGTCGCGCGACGTGCCGCAGCTGTGCAAGGTGGCGCCGAACACGAACAAGTACCACATCGAGGACGTGCATCGGGCGGGCGGCATCATGGCCATCCTGGGCGAACTGGACCGCGCCGGCAAGCTGCACACCGACGTGCCGACCGTGCACACGCCGACCCTCAAGGACGCGCTGGACCAGTGGGACATCGTCCGCACGCAGGACGAAGCGGTGCGCACGTTCTACATGGCCGGCCCGGCCGGTATCCCGACGCAGGTGGCGTTCAGCCAGAACACGCGCTGGCCGAGCCTGGACCTGGACCGCGCCGAGGGTTGCATCCGCTCGTACGAGCATGCGTTCTCGAAGGAAGGCGGACTGGCCGTGCTGACCGGCAATATCGCGCTGGACGGCTGCGTGGTGAAGACCGCCGGCGTGGACGAGAGCATCCTGGTGTTCGAGGGCACGGCCCACGTGACCGAATCGCAGGACGAGGCTGTCGAGAACATCCTAAACGACAAGGTCAAGGCCGGCGACGTGGTGATCGTGCGCTACGAAGGCCCCAAGGGCGGCCCGGGCATGCAGGAAATGCTGTACCCGACCAGCTACATCAAGTCGAAGGGCCTGGGCAAGGCCTGCGCGCTGCTGACGGACGGCCGCTTCTCGGGCGGCACGTCGGGCCTGTCGATCGGCCACTGCTCGCCGGAAGCCGCCGCCGGTGGCGCCATCGGCCTGGTGCGCGATGGCGACAAGATCCGCATCGACATCCCGAATCGCACGATTGACGTGCTGGTGTCTGACGAGGAACTGGCAAAGCGCCGCGCCGAGCAGGACGCCAAGGGCTGGAAGCCGGCCAAGGCGCGCCCGCGCAAGGTGTCGGCCGCGCTGAAGGCCTACGCCAAGCTGGTGATGTCGGCCGACAAGGGCGCCGTGCGCGACCTGTCGCTGCTGGACGACTGATCGACGACTGATCGACGACGGATCGACCGGGCCGGGTCTCCCGGCCAGGCTTCGGCAGTCCATCGACGCCGCGCTGCCCCGCCGGGGTAGGCGCGGCGTTTTCTTTTGCGCGGCGCGTCAGGCCACCACCGCGGCCGGCAACGCCGCCGGCGGCGTCCAACTGGGCAGCGCCGTGCCGTCGACCAGTGCATCGACGTGGCGATGCGCCAGCGCCGGGCCCACGCTCATGCCGATGCCGCTGTGCATCAGCGCGACCGTCGTGCGGTCGTCGACACGGGTGACCGAGAACGCGCCGCTGCCCGGCACGTGGCACCTGGCGCCATACACGCCTTGCCAGCGCTCCACCACGCGCAGCCGGCTGCCCAGCGTTTCGCGTGCCAGGTCCAGCATGATGCCGTCGACCGACTCGGCATTGAACGGGCGCGCGTCCTGGCTGTAGTCGTGCGAATCGCCGATGATCCAGTCTCCGTACGGCGTCGGGCTGACCAGCAGGTGGATGCCGTGGCGATGCAGGTCGGGCCGCTGCAGCGCGATCTGCGTGGCCAGCCGCTGGGCGGTCGGCAGGTCGGCAAAGGCGCCGTAGTGCGTGCAGGACAGCCCGGTCAGCACGGCATGCTCCAGGTTGAAGCCGTCGTCGGGCGTCACGCGCAGCATCTGCAGGCGGCACACCTGCGGCTCCAGCGCGCGCAGCTGATCCGCGCACAGCGTCTGGTAGTCGTGGCCGCTGCAGACGATGACGCGCTGCGCATCGCACACGCCAGCCGTCGTATCCAGGCGGCCGCCTTCCACGTGTCGCACCAGCGTGCCGAAATGGAAGCGCACGCCTTGCGTGGCCAGCCACGCGGCCAGCGCGGGGATTGCCTCGCGCGAATACAGCTGCAGGTCGTCAAAACCCTGCAGCGCCGAGCGATGCCGGCCGAATCGGCCGTCATAGAGACCGGCCAGTTCGGCGCCGCGCAGCAGCTTGACGTTGTAGCCGAAGGCCGGCGCGCGGGTGTCGATGAACTCTTCCAGCACGGCGTCCTCGGCGGTGCTGCGCGAAAAGAGCAGGGCGCCGTTGGCACGCACAGAGATGCCGGCCTGCTGCGCCCAGCCCAGATACAGCGCGCGGCTCTCGCGCGCCAGGTCCAGCATGATGCCCGGCGGCTGGCCGGTTACCAGCATCTGGCCGAAGTTGCGGATGGAGGCGCCGACCGCGATCTCGCTGCGCTCGAATACCGTGACGCGCAGGCCGCGCCTGACGGCGGCGGCTGCGTGGGCGAGGCCCAGGATGCCGGCGCCGACGATGGCGACGTCGGTGCTGGCATCCAGGTGCCCCGGGTTTGCTTGAATCCGTGTCACTTACTTCTTCTCCGATTTGCCGTCATAGCGCTTGGTCCACTCGCCCAGGATGCGGTCGCGGTTGGCGCTGGCCCACTGGAAATCGTTCTTGATCAGGCGCTTTTCGTAGTCGGCCGGCAGCAGCGGGTCCGGCTTGGACAGGCCCGGCGACGCCAGCACGGCGAAGTTCTTCTCGTACAGCGCCATGCCGGCCGGGCTGGCCGAGAAGTCGGCGAGCTTCTTCGCGGCCTCAAGGTTCTTCGTGCCCTTCATGATGGCCGTGGCTTCCACGTCCCAGCCCAGGCCTTCGGACGGCAGCACGATGTCGATCGGCGCGCCTTCCTTCTTCGACTTCACGGCGCGATATTCGAACGAGATGCCGATCGGGAATTCGCCGGTGGCGGCCATCTTGCACGGCTTGGAGCCCGAGTGCGTGTACTGGCCGATGTTCTGGTGCAGCGCGTCCATGTAGGCCCAGCCCTTCTGCTCGCCCATCATCTGCAGCCAGGCGCTCACGTCCAGGTAGCCCGTGCCAGACGAGGCCGGATTCGGCATGACGATCTTGCCCGCGTACACGGGCTTGGTCAGGTCGGCCCACGACGTCGGCCTGGGCAGGTTCTGCTTCTGCGCCTCGACCGTGTTGAAGCAGATCGTGGCGCCCCATACGTCCATGCCCACCCAGGCCGGCGGGTTGGCGCTGCTGCGGTAGCGGGCATCGATCTTCGACAGGTTGGCCGGCGCGTACGGCGTGAGCATGCCTTCCTTGTCCAGGATGGCCAGGCTCGACGCGGCCAGGCCCCAGATCGCATCGGCGCGCGGGTTGTTCTTCTCGGCCATCAGCTTGGCGGTGACGACGCCCGTGGAGTCGCGCACCCACTTGATCTCGATGTCCGGATTGGCCTTCTCGAAGGCGGCCTTGTAGGCGGCCACCTGGTCGGCTTCGAGCGCTGTGTAGACGGTCAGCGTGGTCCCGGCGTAGGCGGACGTGGCAAAGGCCATCGCGGCGGCGGCCAGCAGGCAAATACGTGCAGTCATGGTTTCCTCAGCTTGGTGTGATGGGTGGGATGCAACAGCTTGGCGGGCTCAGACGCATTGCGGCCGGTCGCCGCTGGCCATGCGCCGGTTGATGTCGGCCACGACTTCGGGCAGGTCGGCGATCGTGTCGATCTCGTAGTGGGGGCGGCAGGCGGCAAAGCCGGCCGAAATGGCGTCGCGATGGCGCGCGCGCTCGTCTTCGGACAGCGCCGCGTACTGCTCGTAGGACAGGCCCAGCGTATTGCCGGACATCAGCAGCGCCACGGTCCACATGCCGGCGCGGCGGCCTTCCTCGATGCCGGGCACGGTGTCGTCCACCTTGACGCAGGCGGCCACGTCGCCGATGCCCAGTTCCACCACGTTGCGCAGCGCCTGCGCCGGCCAGGGGCGGGCACGCGGCACGTCGTCGCACGCAACCACGCAGTCGGGCCGGTAGCCGGCCTCGGCGGCCAGCGCCACCACGCGGTCCATCACCACGCGCGGGTAGCCAGAGCAGGAACCGATCTTCATGCCGGCCTCGCGCAGCGTGGCGATGGCCTCCAGCGCGCCCGGAATCAGCGCCGAGTGCGCCGACACCTTTTCGATCTGCAGCGGCATGAAGCGGTTGTAGATGGCCGT
This region of Cupriavidus sp. EM10 genomic DNA includes:
- a CDS encoding cytochrome c, translating into MALVGAAPAQAVDAPATLTITAGAQQKTLTRNALLKDRRLVSVTVDDDNYKRRMTFKAIPMAALLAGLPASPDGSATTAATDGYVSHLPLGLLLADRADGPRAWLAVENPAKPWPKLKGQDIGPFRLIWTVPKSAKQANEANVPVRITESLWTWAIARIDLGGTAAERFAAIRPAEGEPADGPVMRGFAAFQRVCFSCHSMNRAGDANLGPDLNVPYNPVEYLGDDKLSKLIRNPQALRWWPGSKMSSIDEKTLSDAELRDLLAYLHHMAGHKVEVSPKP
- a CDS encoding HAD family hydrolase — protein: MQPLARIAAISLDLDDTLWPFTPAVIRAEQTLHDWLLAQAPRTSALLTSPQVLGELRLRFQAERPDLAHNLRELRLGSIRMALELSGEDPQLAGAAYDVFFAARQRVDFFEDAFPALEWLSARFPLVAVSNGNASLHVTGGHHFFHAALNPESAGCAKPDAAIFHAAAELAGCTPEQMLHVGDDADLDVVGAIAAGFQAAWVVRSDDAAATRWARNSQAPHVIVRDLYALCRAIDPACPVARAMPAATVI
- a CDS encoding MipA/OmpV family protein, which produces MPAPHCRLAAPLLLALSCSAEALPIDLPGVIPNMVGGGIGSTTQYAGGNERTIGVLPGLRYTTDNGRLLEWYGPYAQFNLGGLTGWQYGPAVQLRLGRNDVDDPVVARIHEIDTTVEAGGFFGYEYIAPGAVPYRLRGGVNVMTNAGIQYGGVRVAANGSFWMPVSPRALLGLGLGMTWVSRSFNQTYFGVTQADSAASGLPVYSAGGGLEQYTGWLAAIYRIDKHWFVGAMVYMQRITGDAADSPIVSQRGTRNQVTYGAGVAYAWK
- a CDS encoding serine hydrolase; protein product: MQETQGMSRERLDRIARFIDETYVATGKLPGALVQVWRRGELAVNAVLGQADRERQVPLAEDSIFRIYSMTKPITSVAIMMLVEECRIALDDPVSKYIPSWEKLGVFTGGFMESFQTRPPARPMLVVDLLRHTSGLTYGFQQNSNVDAAYRKLKIGELATEGTLDDMIEKLATLPLEFSPGEAWNYSVATDVLGYLVGKISGMPFDAFLKQRIFDPLGMVDTGFHVPAHKAARFCACYAVGTLGSKVITPRGPMLQDDPQTSPYLQPPGLLSGGGGLVSTAADYMRFARMLLNGGELDGVRLLGPKTLALMTANHLPGGVDLPRMSRSMFSEASYEGVGFGLGFATTIAPANTLIPGSAGDMFWGGAASTFFWVDPKEDLIGLFLTQLLPSSAYPVRRQLRTLVYGAITDLG
- a CDS encoding DMT family transporter, which produces MLEMVAAMVISGTIGWLVVVSGRPVTQVVFWRCAFGALVLVPVCLARGYLRPGGITLRQALLAVAGGVAIVANWLLLFSAYEGASISIATAVYNTQPFMLVALGALFLGERLTVAKVAWLVLAFAGMLLIVQGKPGAGTAHGNYLLGIGLALGAAFFYALAALIAKQLKGVPPHLIALIHVLVGTVMLLPMALRAELPTGALPWATLATMGFVHTGLMYILLYGAIQKLPTHLTGALSFIYPIVAILVDRLAFGHHLHLSQVGGAALILLAAAGMTLGWPWRGTLPWGERKPSA
- a CDS encoding transposase; this translates as MDIKAVGIDVSKTTLDVDTLPERGARQFTNDEAGIGALLAYLAEHNGQGQIDRVVLEATGGFETRVSIALAGAGLPVVVVNPRQVRDFAKACGILAKTDRLDAHVLARFGQQIRPPVRALPDEAQREFADLLDRRGQLVTMRAQEKARVVTAPVVALKSLKEHIEWLDARIKTLDIDMTHALRTSEAWKQKVELLDTMPGVGKVTVFMLLGRLPELGQLNRQQIAALVGVAPFNDDSGKRRGQRYIRGGRTEVRNVLYMTAVTAISHNPVIREFHQRLKAAGKPSKLAITACMRKILTILNTMVKTGQPWENRLPA